One genomic segment of Macaca fascicularis isolate 582-1 chromosome 19, T2T-MFA8v1.1 includes these proteins:
- the CARM1 gene encoding histone-arginine methyltransferase CARM1 isoform X3, which produces MQQSRDGKPGLPDAKACAPAQFYGYLSQQQNMMQDYVRTGTYQRAILQNHTDFKDKIVLDVGCGSGILSFFAAQAGARKIYAVEASTMAQHAEVLVKSNNLTDRIVVIPGKVEEVSLPEQVDIIISEPMGYMLFNERMLESYLHAKKYLKPSGNMFPTIGDVHLAPFTDEQLYMEQFTKANFWYQPSFHGVDLSALRGAAVDEYFRQPVVDTFDIRILMAKSVKYTVNFLEAKEGDLHRIEIPFKFHMLHSGLVHGLAFWFDVAFIGSIMTVWLSTAPTEPLTHWYQVRCLFQSPLFAKAGDTLSGTCLLIANKRQSYDISIVAQVDQTGSKSSNLLDLKNPFFRYTGTTPSPPPGSHYTSPSENMWNTGSTYNLSSGMAVAGMPTAYDLSSVIASGSSVGHNNLIPLANTGIVNHTHSRMGSIMSTGIVQGSSGAQGSGGGGTSAHYAVNSQFTMGGPAISMASPMSIPTNTMHYGS; this is translated from the exons aTGCAACAGAGCCGAGATGGGAAGCCAGGTCTGCCTGATGCCAAAGCCTGTGCCCCTGCCCAG TTTTATGGCTACCTGTCCCAGCAGCAGAACATGATGCAGGACTACGTGCGGACAGGCACCTACCAGCGCGCCATCCTGCAAAACCACACTGACTTCAAGGACAAG ATCGTTCTTGACGTTGGCTGTGGCTCCGGGATCCTGTCGTTTTTTgccgcccaagctggagcacGGAAAATCTACGCGGTGGAGGCCAGCACCATGGCCCAGCACGCCGAG GTCTTGGTGAAGAGTAACAACCTGACAGACCGCATCGTGGTCATCCCGGGCAAGGTGGAGGAGGTGTCGCTCCCCGAGCAGGTGGACATCATCATCTCGGAGCCCATGGGCTACATGCTCTTCAACGAGCGCATGCTGGAGAGCTACCTCCACGCCAAGAAGTACCTGAAGCCCAGCG GAAACATGTTTCCTACCATTGGTGACGTCCACCTTGCACCCTTCACGGATGAGCAGCTCTACATGGAGCAGTTCACCAAGGCCAACTTCTG GTACCAGCCATCGTTCCATGGAGTGGACCTGTCGGCCCTCCGAGGCGCCGCGGTGGATGAGTATTTCCGGCAGCCTGTGGTG GACACATTTGACATCCGGATCCTGATGGCCAAGTCTGTCAAGTACACGGTGAACTTCTTAGAAGCCAAAGAAGGAGATTTGCACAG GATAGAAATCCCATTCAAATTCCACATGCTGCATTCAGGGCTGGTCCATGGCCTGGCTTTCTGGTTTGACGTTGCTTTCATCGGCTCCAT AATGACCGTGTGGCTGTCCACAGCCCCGACAGAGCCCCTGACTCACTGGTACCAGGTGCGGTGCCTGTTCCAGTCACCACTGTTCGCCAAGGCAGGGGACACGCTCTCAGGGACATGTCTGCTTATTGCCAACAAGAG ACAGAGCTACGACATCAGTATTGTGGCCCAGGTGGACCAGACCGGCTCTAAGTCCAGTAACCTCCTGGATCTAAAAAACCCCTTCTTCAG ATACACGGGCACgacaccctcacccccacccggCTCCCACTACACATCTCCCTCGGAAAACATGTGGAACACAGGCAGCACCTACAACCTCAGCAGCGGGATGGCCGTGGCAG GGATGCCGACCGCCTACGACCTGAGCAGTGTTATTGCCAGTGGCTCCAGCGTGGGCCACAACAACCTGATTCCTTTAG CCAACACGGGGATTGTCAATCACACCCACTCCCGGATGGGCTCCATAATGAGCACGGGGATTGTCCAAG GGTCCTCCGGCGCCCAGGGCAGCGGTGGTGGCGGCACCAGTGCCCACTATGCAGTCAACAGCCAGTTCACCATGGGCGGCCCTGCCATCTCCATGGCGTCGCCCATGTCCATCCCGACCAACACCATGCACTACGGGAGCTAG
- the YIPF2 gene encoding protein YIPF2 isoform X4 codes for MASADELTFHEFEEATNLLAETPDAATTSRSDQLTPQGHVAVAVGSGSSYGAEDEVEEESDKAALLQEKQQQQPGFWTFSYYQSFFDVDTSQVLNRIKGSLLPRPGHNFVRHHLRNRPDLYVTVAGISIYCYAWLVPLALWGFLRWRKGVRERMGPYTFLETVCVYGYSLFVFIPMVVLWLIPVPWLQWLFGALALGLSATGLVFTLWPVVREDTRLVAMVLLSAVVLLHALLAVGCKATPKWTNPSACPAPQMMTEGSLDTLR; via the exons AATTCGAGGAGGCCACTAATCTTCTGGCTGAGACCCCAGATGCAGCCACAACCAGCAGAAGTGATCAGCTGACCCCACAAGGGCACGTGGCTGTGGCCGTGGGCTCAGGTAGCAGCTATGGAGCCGAGGatgaggtggaggaggagagtgACAAGGCCGCG CTCCtgcaggagaagcagcagcagcagcccggATTCTGGACCTTCAGCTACTATCAGAGCTTCTTTGACGTGGACACCTCACAG GTCCTGAACCGGATCAAAGGCTCACTGCTGCCCCGGCCTGGCCACAACTTTGTGCGGCACCATCTGCGGAATCGGCCAGATCTGTATG TGACCGTGGCAGGCATCAGCATCTACTGCTACGCGTGGCTGGTGCCCCTGGCCCTGTGGGGTTTTCTGCGGTGGCGCAAGGGTGTCCGGGAGCGCATGGGGCCCTACACCTTCCTGGAGACCGTGTGCGTCTACGGCTACTCCCTCTTTGTCTTCATCCCCATGGTG GTCCTGTGGCTCATCCCTGTGCCTTGGCTGCAGTGGCTTTTTGGGGCACTGGCCCTGGGCCTGTCGGCCACCGGGCTGGTATTCACCCTCTGGCCTGTGGTCCGTGAGGACACTAGGCTGGTGGCCATGGTGCTGCTGTCTGCGGTTGTGCTGCTCCATGCACTCCTGGCCGTGGGCTGTAAG GCAACACCTAAGTGGACCAACCCCTCTGCCTGTCCTGCCCCCCAGATGATGACTGAAGGCTCCCTTGACACCTTGAGATGA
- the YIPF2 gene encoding protein YIPF2 isoform X2 produces MASADELTFHEFEEATNLLAETPDAATTSRSDQLTPQGHVAVAVGSGSSYGAEDEVEEESDKAALLQEKQQQQPGFWTFSYYQSFFDVDTSQVLNRIKGSLLPRPGHNFVRHHLRNRPDLYGPFWICATLAFVLAVTGNLTLVLAQRRDPSIHYSPQFHKVTVAGISIYCYAWLVPLALWGFLRWRKGVRERMGPYTFLETVCVYGYSLFVFIPMVVLWLIPVPWLQWLFGALALGLSATGLVFTLWPVVREDTRLVAMVLLSAVVLLHALLAVGCKATPKWTNPSACPAPQMMTEGSLDTLR; encoded by the exons AATTCGAGGAGGCCACTAATCTTCTGGCTGAGACCCCAGATGCAGCCACAACCAGCAGAAGTGATCAGCTGACCCCACAAGGGCACGTGGCTGTGGCCGTGGGCTCAGGTAGCAGCTATGGAGCCGAGGatgaggtggaggaggagagtgACAAGGCCGCG CTCCtgcaggagaagcagcagcagcagcccggATTCTGGACCTTCAGCTACTATCAGAGCTTCTTTGACGTGGACACCTCACAG GTCCTGAACCGGATCAAAGGCTCACTGCTGCCCCGGCCTGGCCACAACTTTGTGCGGCACCATCTGCGGAATCGGCCAGATCTGTATG GCCCCTTCTGGATCTGTGCCACGTTGGCCTTCGTCTTGGCTGTCACTGGCAACCTGACGCTGGTGCTGGCCCAGAGGAGAGACCCCTCCATCCACTACAGCCCCCAGTTCCACAAGG TGACCGTGGCAGGCATCAGCATCTACTGCTACGCGTGGCTGGTGCCCCTGGCCCTGTGGGGTTTTCTGCGGTGGCGCAAGGGTGTCCGGGAGCGCATGGGGCCCTACACCTTCCTGGAGACCGTGTGCGTCTACGGCTACTCCCTCTTTGTCTTCATCCCCATGGTG GTCCTGTGGCTCATCCCTGTGCCTTGGCTGCAGTGGCTTTTTGGGGCACTGGCCCTGGGCCTGTCGGCCACCGGGCTGGTATTCACCCTCTGGCCTGTGGTCCGTGAGGACACTAGGCTGGTGGCCATGGTGCTGCTGTCTGCGGTTGTGCTGCTCCATGCACTCCTGGCCGTGGGCTGTAAG GCAACACCTAAGTGGACCAACCCCTCTGCCTGTCCTGCCCCCCAGATGATGACTGAAGGCTCCCTTGACACCTTGAGATGA
- the YIPF2 gene encoding protein YIPF2 isoform X3, translating to MASADELTFHEFEEATNLLAETPDAATTSRSDQLTPQGHVAVAVGSGSSYGAEDEVEEESDKAALLQEKQQQQPGFWTFSYYQSFFDVDTSQVLNRIKGSLLPRPGHNFVRHHLRNRPDLYVTVAGISIYCYAWLVPLALWGFLRWRKGVRERMGPYTFLETVCVYGYSLFVFIPMVVLWLIPVPWLQWLFGALALGLSATGLVFTLWPVVREDTRLVAMVLLSAVVLLHALLAVGCKLYFFQSLPPEKVAPPPQITSLPSNIPLPPTLPQSMAPS from the exons AATTCGAGGAGGCCACTAATCTTCTGGCTGAGACCCCAGATGCAGCCACAACCAGCAGAAGTGATCAGCTGACCCCACAAGGGCACGTGGCTGTGGCCGTGGGCTCAGGTAGCAGCTATGGAGCCGAGGatgaggtggaggaggagagtgACAAGGCCGCG CTCCtgcaggagaagcagcagcagcagcccggATTCTGGACCTTCAGCTACTATCAGAGCTTCTTTGACGTGGACACCTCACAG GTCCTGAACCGGATCAAAGGCTCACTGCTGCCCCGGCCTGGCCACAACTTTGTGCGGCACCATCTGCGGAATCGGCCAGATCTGTATG TGACCGTGGCAGGCATCAGCATCTACTGCTACGCGTGGCTGGTGCCCCTGGCCCTGTGGGGTTTTCTGCGGTGGCGCAAGGGTGTCCGGGAGCGCATGGGGCCCTACACCTTCCTGGAGACCGTGTGCGTCTACGGCTACTCCCTCTTTGTCTTCATCCCCATGGTG GTCCTGTGGCTCATCCCTGTGCCTTGGCTGCAGTGGCTTTTTGGGGCACTGGCCCTGGGCCTGTCGGCCACCGGGCTGGTATTCACCCTCTGGCCTGTGGTCCGTGAGGACACTAGGCTGGTGGCCATGGTGCTGCTGTCTGCGGTTGTGCTGCTCCATGCACTCCTGGCCGTGGGCTGTAAG TTGTACTTCTTCCAGTCGCTGCCTCCGGAGAAGGTGGCTCCTCCACCCCAAATCACATCTCTGCCCTCAAACATCCCGCTGCCCCCTACCCTGCCTCAGTCCATGGCCCCCTCCTAG
- the YIPF2 gene encoding protein YIPF2 isoform X1, whose product MASADELTFHEFEEATNLLAETPDAATTSRSDQLTPQGHVAVAVGSGSSYGAEDEVEEESDKAALLQEKQQQQPGFWTFSYYQSFFDVDTSQVLNRIKGSLLPRPGHNFVRHHLRNRPDLYGPFWICATLAFVLAVTGNLTLVLAQRRDPSIHYSPQFHKVTVAGISIYCYAWLVPLALWGFLRWRKGVRERMGPYTFLETVCVYGYSLFVFIPMVVLWLIPVPWLQWLFGALALGLSATGLVFTLWPVVREDTRLVAMVLLSAVVLLHALLAVGCKLYFFQSLPPEKVAPPPQITSLPSNIPLPPTLPQSMAPS is encoded by the exons AATTCGAGGAGGCCACTAATCTTCTGGCTGAGACCCCAGATGCAGCCACAACCAGCAGAAGTGATCAGCTGACCCCACAAGGGCACGTGGCTGTGGCCGTGGGCTCAGGTAGCAGCTATGGAGCCGAGGatgaggtggaggaggagagtgACAAGGCCGCG CTCCtgcaggagaagcagcagcagcagcccggATTCTGGACCTTCAGCTACTATCAGAGCTTCTTTGACGTGGACACCTCACAG GTCCTGAACCGGATCAAAGGCTCACTGCTGCCCCGGCCTGGCCACAACTTTGTGCGGCACCATCTGCGGAATCGGCCAGATCTGTATG GCCCCTTCTGGATCTGTGCCACGTTGGCCTTCGTCTTGGCTGTCACTGGCAACCTGACGCTGGTGCTGGCCCAGAGGAGAGACCCCTCCATCCACTACAGCCCCCAGTTCCACAAGG TGACCGTGGCAGGCATCAGCATCTACTGCTACGCGTGGCTGGTGCCCCTGGCCCTGTGGGGTTTTCTGCGGTGGCGCAAGGGTGTCCGGGAGCGCATGGGGCCCTACACCTTCCTGGAGACCGTGTGCGTCTACGGCTACTCCCTCTTTGTCTTCATCCCCATGGTG GTCCTGTGGCTCATCCCTGTGCCTTGGCTGCAGTGGCTTTTTGGGGCACTGGCCCTGGGCCTGTCGGCCACCGGGCTGGTATTCACCCTCTGGCCTGTGGTCCGTGAGGACACTAGGCTGGTGGCCATGGTGCTGCTGTCTGCGGTTGTGCTGCTCCATGCACTCCTGGCCGTGGGCTGTAAG TTGTACTTCTTCCAGTCGCTGCCTCCGGAGAAGGTGGCTCCTCCACCCCAAATCACATCTCTGCCCTCAAACATCCCGCTGCCCCCTACCCTGCCTCAGTCCATGGCCCCCTCCTAG